A DNA window from Haliovirga abyssi contains the following coding sequences:
- a CDS encoding sensor histidine kinase: MNYINKLRKNTIFLIIIGISIIYGVYNINAYAEKKVYLEYKIKIKTKKLSNTVKILLDESIEKYFYIEEIFYEKIFLDFKYTKFSKNNSVKLDKNFKIIFGDNKIPIFKDRLKEILDNGILVVEYYNDSSSIYLAGEKGDYIIIKRYPKPQELIKNISLNKILSNIIKGGETKKIEILDNSNKIFIKIGNVDKNLKIIKTISNLKIDDKLNNLIYNYKMVLYMNFTNDYKEINRGLINLIFNLFVIIVVVIFMVIYNIHQKRLLEAQNYIKEKEKDILLGGMASMVAHEIRNPINTINYSIEYLKKIAENEKIKKYIEIMSKEVFRINRIIEEFLALRKNLNLNKKELNLNELIKEIYEFMKPQFEEKEVNVIFENRENLIVIGDKDKLKEVLINLIRNSLEALDKRDFKEVKIKVDKKGILIKDNGIGMDKEELENLFKLYYTTKSMGNGIGMFVVKKIIDAHNWGIDVKSEKNIGTEIFIEVK, from the coding sequence TTGAATTATATAAACAAATTGAGGAAAAATACGATTTTTTTAATTATAATAGGTATATCTATAATTTATGGAGTATATAATATAAATGCTTATGCAGAAAAAAAGGTGTATTTAGAATATAAAATTAAAATAAAGACTAAAAAATTATCAAATACAGTAAAAATACTTTTAGATGAATCTATTGAAAAATACTTTTATATAGAAGAGATATTTTATGAAAAGATATTTTTAGATTTTAAATATACAAAATTTAGTAAAAATAATTCTGTGAAATTAGATAAGAATTTTAAAATAATATTTGGAGATAATAAAATTCCAATATTTAAAGATAGATTAAAAGAGATATTAGATAATGGGATATTAGTTGTAGAATATTATAATGACAGTAGCAGTATATATTTAGCAGGGGAAAAAGGGGATTATATTATAATAAAGAGATATCCTAAACCTCAAGAATTAATAAAAAATATATCTTTGAATAAGATTTTGTCAAATATTATAAAAGGTGGAGAAACAAAAAAAATAGAAATTTTAGATAATTCTAATAAAATTTTTATAAAAATAGGGAATGTGGATAAAAATTTAAAAATTATAAAAACAATATCTAATTTAAAAATAGATGATAAATTGAATAATTTAATTTATAATTATAAAATGGTATTATATATGAATTTCACAAATGATTATAAGGAGATTAATAGAGGACTTATAAATTTAATTTTTAATCTATTTGTAATAATAGTAGTTGTAATTTTTATGGTGATTTATAATATTCATCAAAAAAGATTATTGGAGGCACAAAATTATATAAAAGAAAAAGAAAAAGATATTTTGCTTGGTGGAATGGCTTCGATGGTTGCACATGAAATAAGAAATCCGATTAATACAATAAATTACAGTATAGAATATCTAAAAAAAATAGCTGAAAATGAAAAAATAAAAAAATATATAGAGATAATGTCCAAAGAAGTTTTTAGAATAAATAGGATAATAGAGGAGTTTTTAGCTCTTAGAAAAAATTTGAATTTAAATAAAAAAGAGTTGAATTTAAATGAATTAATAAAAGAGATATATGAATTTATGAAGCCTCAATTTGAAGAAAAAGAGGTAAATGTTATATTTGAAAACAGAGAAAATTTAATTGTAATTGGAGATAAAGATAAGTTAAAGGAAGTATTAATAAATTTAATAAGAAATAGTTTAGAAGCTTTGGATAAAAGAGATTTTAAAGAGGTAAAAATTAAAGTAGACAAAAAGGGGATATTAATAAAAGATAATGGAATTGGAATGGATAAAGAGGAATTAGAAAATCTTTTTAAATTATATTATACAACAAAATCAATGGGGAATGGGATTGGAATGTTTGTAGTTAAAAAGATAATTGATGCTCATAATTGGGGAATAGATGTAAAGTCAGAAAAAAATATTGGAACAGAAATTTTTATAGAGGTGAAATAG
- a CDS encoding 4Fe-4S binding protein — MKKLKEVYLKWNWTLMILFLLLAIINPLFGLAALLCMIPAVYMSIKDKKKTFCAFYCPRGNFLTKILQKISLNKKAPKFFQSRKFKALFFTLMFGFFIYSLTKTGGDLLKIGFVFFRFILTSTIVGTILGVFFKPRTWCQVCPFGYMTELTAQPKRTFKKIFFYI; from the coding sequence ATGAAAAAATTAAAAGAGGTATATTTAAAATGGAACTGGACATTAATGATATTATTTTTATTATTAGCTATAATTAACCCATTATTTGGTTTAGCAGCATTATTATGTATGATACCAGCAGTTTATATGAGTATAAAAGATAAGAAAAAAACATTTTGTGCGTTTTATTGCCCAAGAGGAAATTTTTTAACAAAAATATTACAAAAGATATCTTTAAATAAAAAAGCACCTAAGTTTTTTCAAAGCAGAAAATTTAAAGCACTGTTCTTTACGTTAATGTTTGGGTTCTTTATATATTCTTTAACGAAGACAGGAGGAGATTTACTCAAGATTGGATTTGTATTTTTTAGATTTATATTAACAAGTACAATAGTTGGAACTATATTAGGAGTGTTTTTTAAACCAAGAACTTGGTGTCAAGTATGTCCTTTTGGGTATATGACAGAATTAACAGCACAACCTAAGAGAACGTTTAAAAAAATATTTTTTTATATTTGA
- a CDS encoding alpha-amylase family glycosyl hydrolase: MNLANEKMFYHIYPLGFCGAPERNDFQSNPTERLYKIIDWIPHMKFLGVNALYLGPIFESFEHGYDTVDYYKVDRRLGNNEMFKGVVRALHDNGIEVVLDGVFNHVGREHFTFKDLQWNGQNSKYKDWFSGVDFSRRSPYNDNFTYNTWDGNYNLVKLNLKNPEVVEYLLNAAKYWIDEFDIDGIRLDAADTLDFDFMRKLSETVKNRKQNFWLMGEVVHGDYSRWIKEGKLDSTTNYECYKGLYSSHNDKNYFEIAHSLKRQFSKGGIYQDIAMYNFADNHDVERVATTIKKKEDLYTLYTMLYIMPGIPSIYYGSEWEIEGKKWNGSDRELRPDLDINYMNSNKSANMVNHISKLSQIRKSSQAIKYGNYEEIFVKQEQFGFKREYNGEMVIAIFNSSENEVNLKEHNIPAGRYIDVLNDNNEVDLYNNREIKLYSNWGRILKRIG; encoded by the coding sequence ATGAATTTAGCAAACGAAAAAATGTTTTATCACATTTATCCTTTAGGATTTTGTGGAGCACCAGAAAGAAATGATTTTCAATCGAATCCAACAGAGAGGTTATATAAAATTATTGATTGGATACCACATATGAAATTTTTAGGAGTAAATGCTCTTTATTTAGGACCTATTTTTGAATCTTTTGAACATGGGTATGATACAGTTGATTATTATAAAGTTGATAGACGTTTAGGAAATAATGAAATGTTTAAAGGAGTAGTAAGAGCTTTGCATGACAACGGAATAGAAGTTGTATTGGATGGAGTATTTAATCACGTAGGGAGAGAACATTTTACTTTTAAAGATTTACAATGGAATGGGCAAAATTCAAAATATAAAGATTGGTTCAGCGGTGTAGATTTTAGCAGAAGAAGTCCATATAATGATAATTTCACATATAATACGTGGGATGGAAATTATAATCTTGTTAAATTAAATCTTAAAAATCCTGAAGTAGTAGAATATTTATTAAATGCTGCAAAATATTGGATTGATGAATTTGATATTGATGGGATAAGACTTGATGCGGCAGATACTCTTGATTTTGATTTTATGAGAAAATTATCAGAAACAGTTAAAAACAGAAAACAAAATTTTTGGCTAATGGGAGAAGTAGTTCATGGAGATTATAGTAGATGGATAAAAGAAGGAAAACTTGATTCTACTACAAATTATGAATGTTATAAAGGATTATACTCTTCTCATAATGATAAAAATTATTTTGAGATAGCTCATTCTTTAAAAAGACAATTTTCAAAAGGTGGAATTTATCAAGATATTGCAATGTATAATTTTGCAGATAATCATGATGTAGAGAGAGTTGCTACAACTATTAAGAAAAAAGAAGATTTATATACATTATATACAATGCTATATATAATGCCTGGAATTCCATCTATATATTATGGTAGTGAATGGGAGATAGAAGGAAAAAAATGGAATGGTAGTGATAGAGAATTAAGACCTGATCTGGATATTAATTATATGAACTCTAATAAATCAGCTAACATGGTAAATCATATTTCTAAATTATCACAAATTAGAAAGAGTTCGCAAGCTATAAAATATGGAAATTATGAAGAGATATTTGTTAAACAAGAGCAATTTGGATTTAAGCGAGAATATAATGGCGAAATGGTAATAGCAATATTTAATTCATCTGAAAATGAAGTGAATTTGAAAGAGCATAATATACCTGCTGGGCGATATATAGATGTTTTGAATGATAATAATGAGGTTGATTTATATAATAATCGAGAGATAAAACTGTATTCAAATTGGGGAAGAATTTTGAAGAGAATAGGGTAG
- a CDS encoding TetR/AcrR family transcriptional regulator, whose amino-acid sequence MSKKEELMKFALELFAKEGYDNVGVQKIVDSAGVKKPTLYHYFRSKEGLINAILTEKFLPFLDELAKISDYKGDIVLTLEKIMFCYFKFAKENSDFYRLILNHAYSPEKSQTYKSTMEYHTKQHMLIEKMFLEAEKQHGNMRGRSRMYTFSFMGMINSGISYYFYTKDEKDISEESARQLCRQFMYGIFS is encoded by the coding sequence ATGTCAAAAAAAGAAGAATTAATGAAATTCGCCCTTGAATTATTTGCTAAAGAGGGATATGATAACGTAGGAGTTCAAAAAATAGTTGATTCAGCAGGAGTAAAAAAGCCTACATTATATCACTATTTTAGAAGCAAAGAAGGTCTTATAAATGCTATATTAACAGAAAAGTTTTTACCTTTTTTAGATGAACTTGCTAAAATAAGTGATTATAAAGGCGATATAGTTTTGACATTAGAAAAAATAATGTTTTGTTATTTTAAATTTGCAAAAGAAAATTCTGATTTTTACAGATTAATATTAAATCATGCGTATTCACCTGAAAAAAGTCAGACATATAAATCTACAATGGAATATCATACAAAACAGCACATGTTAATAGAAAAAATGTTTTTAGAAGCTGAAAAGCAACATGGGAATATGAGAGGAAGAAGTAGGATGTATACATTTTCATTTATGGGAATGATAAATTCTGGGATATCATATTATTTTTATACTAAAGATGAAAAAGATATAAGTGAAGAAAGTGCAAGACAACTGTGTAGACAATTTATGTATGGAATTTTTAGTTGA
- a CDS encoding MFS transporter, with translation MQFINLSGNKNKILLLLGKIISLFGTNIFNFALSYYILKITGSPLSFGLSLIVTYLPRIFFSSIIGTLVDRINKRWMLAISDFLSFFILSFFYFTVNLFGVKIEFIYITMFLLSTTSIFFNILFDSSLKELISNNEIKELYSLNETINSLTYILSPLIGGVIYYIVDIKIFIFINGISFLLSGISELFLRYNKIVSNLEKKKDKFFSELILGFADIKNDKKILTLFLSFVLFNFFFNFGYLIPVPYIIINLKGYSSVEFGILRTFFSIGALFGSIIVNKKKLKVEYPYKSTILMAFFLLVIGVITIVNIKAKILVFSLFLIDMFFFGLFMIISNIKLMILFQDIIPDNKKGKILGVITMGGSILSPLAVYLSSSIIEKYAINFLPLISGMVLIVSVVIFMIKWEKIENRKISELENENAMN, from the coding sequence GTGCAGTTTATAAATTTATCGGGAAATAAAAATAAGATATTATTATTATTAGGTAAAATAATCTCATTATTTGGGACTAATATATTTAATTTTGCTTTAAGTTACTATATTTTAAAAATAACAGGTTCTCCTTTGTCATTTGGATTATCTTTAATAGTAACCTATTTACCAAGAATATTTTTTTCTTCAATAATAGGAACTTTGGTAGATAGAATAAATAAAAGATGGATGTTAGCTATTAGTGATTTTTTAAGTTTTTTTATATTATCTTTTTTTTATTTTACAGTAAACTTATTTGGGGTAAAGATAGAATTTATTTATATTACAATGTTTTTATTATCAACAACAAGTATTTTTTTTAATATATTATTTGATAGTTCTTTAAAGGAGTTAATATCAAATAATGAAATAAAAGAGCTATATTCGTTAAATGAGACTATTAATTCATTAACTTATATATTAAGTCCACTTATTGGTGGAGTAATTTATTATATAGTTGATATTAAAATTTTTATTTTTATAAATGGGATATCTTTTTTGTTATCTGGAATAAGTGAATTATTTTTAAGATATAATAAAATTGTCTCTAATCTTGAAAAGAAAAAAGATAAATTTTTTAGTGAATTAATATTAGGATTTGCTGATATTAAAAATGATAAAAAAATTTTAACTCTATTTTTATCATTTGTTCTTTTTAACTTTTTCTTTAATTTTGGTTATTTAATACCAGTTCCATATATCATTATTAATTTAAAAGGGTATTCTTCTGTTGAATTTGGAATTTTGAGGACATTTTTTTCAATAGGAGCATTATTTGGGTCTATTATAGTTAATAAGAAAAAATTAAAAGTAGAATATCCATATAAATCAACTATTTTAATGGCATTTTTTCTTTTAGTTATAGGAGTTATTACTATAGTTAATATTAAAGCTAAAATTTTAGTTTTTTCTTTATTTTTAATAGATATGTTTTTCTTTGGGTTATTTATGATAATATCAAATATAAAATTGATGATTTTGTTTCAGGACATAATCCCAGATAATAAAAAAGGAAAAATATTAGGAGTTATTACTATGGGAGGAAGTATATTATCTCCTTTAGCGGTATATTTATCAAGTTCTATTATAGAAAAATATGCAATAAATTTTTTACCTTTAATTAGTGGGATGGTACTGATTGTCTCTGTTGTTATATTTATGATAAAATGGGAAAAAATAGAAAATAGAAAAATAAGTGAATTAGAAAATGAAAATGCTATGAATTGA
- a CDS encoding dTMP kinase — MKKPYVISFSGIDGSGKTTQMNNLYEYLSNKGFKVKTTKVQFSALEVIYEYCDRYFGDPCAYHELPPFIVRIGLAYDVTHHYLKIMKEVSEYDFLLCDRHKIDFIAYGMGYGCTKEEMEWVEKILSLVEEPNLIFYFDTELSLSQERILTRKEKEHRIDENIDILTKVRNMFEKIITNKENIQRINANNSKNEVFNEIKERFNSLFTIANNVDKIHFKEY, encoded by the coding sequence ATGAAAAAACCATATGTAATAAGTTTTTCTGGAATTGATGGTTCAGGAAAAACAACTCAGATGAATAACCTTTATGAATATCTCTCAAATAAAGGATTTAAAGTAAAGACTACAAAAGTACAATTTTCTGCTTTAGAAGTAATTTATGAGTATTGTGATAGATACTTTGGGGATCCATGTGCATATCATGAACTGCCACCGTTTATTGTTCGAATTGGTTTGGCTTATGACGTGACACATCACTACTTAAAGATAATGAAAGAAGTGTCGGAATATGACTTCTTACTATGTGACAGACATAAAATAGACTTTATTGCCTATGGAATGGGATATGGATGCACGAAAGAGGAGATGGAATGGGTGGAGAAGATTCTTTCATTAGTCGAAGAACCTAATCTAATTTTTTATTTTGACACCGAATTAAGCTTATCTCAAGAAAGAATTTTGACAAGAAAAGAAAAGGAGCATAGAATTGATGAAAATATAGATATTTTAACTAAAGTTAGAAATATGTTTGAAAAAATAATAACTAATAAAGAAAATATTCAAAGAATTAATGCAAACAACTCTAAAAATGAAGTGTTCAACGAAATAAAAGAAAGATTTAACTCTCTTTTTACTATCGCTAACAATGTTGATAAAATCCATTTTAAGGAATATTAA
- a CDS encoding FAD-dependent oxidoreductase produces the protein MSVNKVVAIIGGGAGGMTTAAQLKKYDSSIDVVVFEKSSYVAWAGCPTPYFIANELPFGSVAHYTPEHFRNIKGIQIYDNHEVEKINFDSNSLIVKGEQFNGEFKYDELVISTGGTPFTPPIKGYSKDIKGIFRLSHAVDAINIKKYIENDKPKKGVIIGSGFIGIEMAESLSLNSIETVVVEKIDRIFPMFSKKLLAPVYKKFEEKNIKLILNNSVDEIFSENGKVTGVKLNDGSTIDADIIMMTIGTRPNTELIEKSGFQLNENSRVYVDEHLKTYIPNVYALGDMIFTDNIITGKKVYAPFGDVADKQGIVVASNITGTPMKWKGVMGTFATSFFDVRLSKTGLTLEEAKENGFNAGSVSLKAFTKVPGFADSRANSIEVVYDKDSETILGAFMVGYEAVAQFIDQFAIAIKFKLNLEDLFDVDYAYSPTNSTVWNPFLAAFRKILR, from the coding sequence ATGAGCGTTAATAAAGTAGTAGCTATAATCGGTGGCGGTGCAGGTGGAATGACAACTGCTGCTCAATTAAAAAAATATGATTCATCTATTGATGTAGTTGTATTTGAAAAATCTTCATATGTTGCTTGGGCTGGATGTCCAACTCCATATTTCATTGCAAACGAATTACCATTTGGAAGTGTGGCACATTATACTCCTGAACATTTTAGAAATATCAAAGGAATTCAAATTTATGATAATCACGAAGTGGAAAAAATTAATTTTGACTCAAATTCATTAATTGTAAAAGGTGAACAATTTAATGGTGAATTCAAATATGATGAATTAGTCATTAGCACAGGCGGAACTCCATTTACTCCACCTATAAAAGGTTATTCTAAAGATATAAAAGGAATTTTTAGATTATCTCATGCTGTTGATGCTATAAATATCAAAAAATATATAGAAAATGATAAACCTAAAAAAGGTGTTATTATAGGTTCTGGATTTATAGGTATAGAAATGGCAGAAAGTCTTTCTCTAAACAGTATAGAAACTGTTGTCGTTGAGAAAATAGACCGAATTTTCCCAATGTTTAGCAAAAAACTTCTTGCTCCAGTATACAAAAAATTTGAAGAAAAAAATATAAAATTAATTTTAAACAATTCAGTAGATGAAATTTTTTCTGAAAACGGAAAAGTTACAGGTGTAAAATTAAATGATGGTTCTACAATTGATGCTGATATTATCATGATGACAATTGGAACTAGACCAAATACAGAATTAATTGAAAAATCAGGATTTCAACTTAATGAAAATAGCAGAGTTTACGTGGACGAACATTTAAAAACATACATACCAAATGTATATGCATTAGGTGATATGATTTTTACAGATAATATTATTACAGGCAAAAAAGTTTATGCTCCTTTTGGAGACGTTGCAGATAAACAAGGTATCGTAGTAGCAAGCAATATAACTGGAACGCCTATGAAATGGAAAGGTGTAATGGGGACTTTTGCCACTTCATTTTTTGATGTTAGATTGTCTAAAACAGGTCTTACATTAGAAGAAGCAAAAGAAAATGGATTTAATGCTGGTTCTGTTTCTTTAAAAGCTTTTACTAAAGTTCCAGGATTTGCTGACTCAAGAGCAAATTCCATTGAGGTAGTTTATGATAAAGATTCAGAAACTATTTTAGGTGCATTTATGGTAGGATATGAAGCAGTTGCTCAATTTATAGACCAATTTGCAATAGCCATTAAATTTAAATTAAATTTAGAAGACTTATTTGACGTAGATTACGCTTATTCACCAACTAATTCTACTGTATGGAATCCATTCCTAGCAGCATTTAGAAAAATATTAAGATAA
- a CDS encoding DUF2161 domain-containing phosphodiesterase, translated as MKKIKETDLYKPIYDYMAKNGYNVKSEVKDCDVVAIKDDNLIIIELKKSINLTLLVQAVERQRRADSVYIAVPRPENLPKNWKDIVRLLKKLELGLIFVVFLKKDTRVDIIFHPNEYVERKSKKQRFAIIEEIKGRTGNRNIGGSRRTAIMTAYKEQNIFIACCLEKNGPLSAKELKKIGTGEKTSSILIKNFYGWFDRVERGVYKLNDKGKEEMGKYPDIVEYYKNN; from the coding sequence ATGAAAAAAATTAAAGAAACAGACTTATATAAACCAATTTATGATTATATGGCAAAAAATGGCTATAATGTAAAAAGTGAAGTTAAAGATTGTGATGTAGTTGCAATAAAAGATGATAATCTTATTATTATAGAGCTGAAAAAAAGTATAAATTTGACTTTATTAGTTCAAGCAGTTGAAAGACAGAGGAGAGCAGATTCTGTTTATATTGCAGTGCCAAGGCCTGAAAATTTGCCTAAAAATTGGAAAGATATAGTTAGGTTATTAAAAAAATTAGAGTTAGGGTTGATATTTGTTGTTTTTCTAAAAAAAGATACAAGAGTAGATATAATATTTCATCCAAATGAATATGTAGAGAGAAAAAGTAAAAAACAGAGATTTGCAATAATAGAAGAGATAAAGGGGAGAACTGGGAATAGAAATATAGGAGGAAGTAGAAGAACAGCAATAATGACAGCTTATAAAGAGCAGAATATATTTATTGCATGTTGTTTGGAAAAAAATGGACCTTTATCTGCTAAAGAATTAAAAAAAATTGGAACAGGGGAAAAAACAAGCAGTATTTTGATTAAAAACTTTTATGGATGGTTTGATAGGGTTGAACGAGGAGTATATAAATTAAATGATAAAGGGAAAGAAGAGATGGGGAAATATCCTGATATAGTTGAATATTATAAGAATAATTGA
- a CDS encoding ion transporter encodes MYNFKRLAKFKKIERKRLYEILEKAKEGDKESKIFDIFMMILISLNVLAVILETVNSLVTKYGKVFLYFEFISVIIFSVEYILRIWVCVEDDKYKKEKNKFKARIKFILSPLSIIDLLAILPFYLPVLIPFDLRIMRAVRLFRLIRLLKVGRYSKAVTTFYKIIKKKREELLISLFIVIVLLIITSSLMYYIENGAQPEAFSSIPAAMWWGIATLTTVGYGDIYPITALGKFLGAIISILGIGLFALPTGILASAFTEEIAIEKEKKMKCPYCGKDIDLD; translated from the coding sequence ATGTATAATTTTAAAAGATTGGCTAAATTTAAAAAAATAGAAAGAAAAAGATTATATGAAATATTGGAAAAAGCAAAAGAGGGAGATAAAGAGAGTAAAATATTTGATATTTTTATGATGATTTTAATATCTCTAAATGTATTGGCTGTAATACTAGAAACTGTAAATAGTTTAGTTACAAAATATGGAAAAGTTTTTTTATATTTTGAATTTATATCAGTTATAATTTTTAGTGTGGAATATATTTTGAGAATATGGGTTTGTGTGGAAGATGATAAATATAAAAAAGAAAAAAATAAATTTAAAGCAAGAATTAAATTTATATTATCCCCATTATCAATCATAGATTTATTAGCAATATTACCATTTTATCTGCCTGTTTTAATTCCATTTGATTTGAGAATTATGAGAGCTGTAAGATTATTTAGATTGATTAGACTTTTAAAAGTTGGAAGGTATTCAAAAGCGGTTACGACATTTTATAAAATTATAAAGAAAAAAAGAGAAGAGCTTTTAATATCCCTGTTTATAGTAATTGTACTACTTATAATTACTTCTAGTCTAATGTATTATATAGAAAATGGAGCACAACCAGAAGCTTTTTCGAGTATTCCAGCAGCGATGTGGTGGGGGATTGCAACCTTGACTACTGTAGGATACGGTGATATTTATCCAATAACGGCTTTAGGGAAGTTTTTAGGTGCAATTATATCTATTTTAGGGATTGGATTATTTGCGTTGCCAACTGGTATATTGGCATCAGCTTTTACAGAAGAGATAGCAATTGAAAAAGAAAAAAAGATGAAATGTCCATATTGTGGGAAAGATATTGATTTGGATTGA